From Variimorphobacter saccharofermentans, one genomic window encodes:
- a CDS encoding glycoside hydrolase family 2 TIM barrel-domain containing protein, whose product MEKLIYTPPANGYPEWNNNPEITHLNRMDAHAVLMPFDTLHEALNADRSASRYYKTLNGMWKFQFSKNPESRCENFYEKDFDCSAWDEIKVPSNWQLQGYDYPQYTNVIYPWVESEELTPPFAPTRYNPVGSYIRTFTVPREWNGQPVYLSFQGVESAFYVWVNGDLVGFSKDSFTPSEFDITPYLQPGENKLAVEVYRWCDASWLEDQDFWRLSGIFREVYLYSTPNYHIYDYFVTTELDDYYLDSQLRIKAKITNYYEAACDSIIVEAQLYDRQQEAVLIDPLRQVVNLSEKKADNIELLTTVTNPLKWSAEHPNLYTLVLCLRNQDGSLIESISCRIGFRKFEIKDGLMKLNGKRILFLGVNRHEFSCDKGRAIDKEEMITDIHLMKQHNINAVRTSHYPNQSLWYDLCDEYGIYVIDETNLETHGTFQSWSTENEENNVPGNKACWTTAVLDRANSMLQRDKNHPSVIIWSLGNEAFAGENFIKMHDFFRENDPSRIVHYEGVFHFRKYEAASDIESQMYTSPRDIEIYAKNKDSRKPFILCEYSHSMGNSTGNLYSYRELFDKYPILQGGFIWDWIDQAIKTGTSEGIEYLAYGGDFGDKPNDGNFCGNGLIFADRTISPKLYEVKKCYQQVSFYPVDLSLGTIRIENKSLFTNLSDYELVWKVLKNGIPVMNGSLSIELGPGDTKDVTLPIGKYIAKDSTEEYFLDVAFLLKTATKWAEKGHEIAFEQFKLPVELKYTANSTVSYPDMEAAEYDHIFRLSNSIFTIAFDTTTGVMVSYCYKGNELIEEGPSPNFWRAYTDNDKGNHLPTRCATWREASSKRKLLSFLSEVNKQKAVVTQLFELPTSQISTCKIIYTILSDGHIHITQELIPGSNLPEIPEVGMLMRLKESYDNFSWYGKGPHENYWDRCLGARVGVYSGKVRDQFTPYLRPQECGNKTEVRWTRFTNDHGVGIEISGLPVIEVNALPYTPFELEEKDHTYLLPPSNKVVVRINYKQMGIGGDDSWGTRTHPEYTLYSNRCYTYSYSFKGIE is encoded by the coding sequence ATGGAGAAGTTGATATATACGCCTCCTGCAAATGGGTATCCCGAATGGAATAATAACCCTGAGATTACTCATCTAAACCGTATGGATGCTCATGCTGTGCTAATGCCTTTTGACACTCTTCATGAGGCTTTAAATGCAGACCGTAGCGCATCACGCTATTATAAGACACTAAATGGCATGTGGAAATTCCAGTTTTCTAAAAATCCTGAATCAAGATGTGAGAACTTCTATGAAAAGGACTTTGACTGCAGTGCCTGGGATGAGATAAAGGTTCCTTCTAATTGGCAGCTACAGGGATATGACTACCCTCAGTACACAAATGTAATATATCCCTGGGTTGAATCAGAGGAATTGACTCCGCCCTTTGCGCCGACAAGATATAATCCAGTGGGCTCATATATCAGAACTTTTACTGTGCCCCGGGAATGGAACGGACAGCCGGTTTACCTTAGCTTTCAGGGAGTGGAATCTGCCTTCTACGTATGGGTTAACGGTGATTTAGTCGGTTTTAGTAAGGATTCCTTTACCCCCTCGGAATTTGATATTACCCCTTATTTACAACCAGGTGAAAATAAACTGGCCGTAGAAGTATACCGGTGGTGTGATGCCAGCTGGCTTGAGGATCAGGATTTCTGGAGATTAAGCGGTATATTTAGGGAAGTATATCTTTACTCTACCCCCAATTATCATATATATGATTATTTTGTTACAACAGAGTTGGATGATTACTATCTTGATTCCCAGCTTAGAATCAAAGCAAAAATAACGAATTATTATGAAGCAGCCTGTGATAGTATTATCGTGGAAGCACAGTTATATGACCGGCAGCAGGAAGCCGTACTGATAGATCCACTCCGACAGGTTGTGAATCTATCAGAGAAAAAAGCGGATAACATTGAACTCCTAACAACAGTAACGAATCCGTTAAAATGGAGTGCCGAGCACCCGAATCTGTATACTTTGGTATTGTGCTTAAGAAATCAAGATGGTAGTCTGATTGAAAGCATCAGCTGTAGGATAGGCTTCCGTAAGTTCGAGATAAAAGACGGACTAATGAAGCTAAATGGAAAAAGGATATTGTTTCTAGGTGTGAATCGCCATGAGTTCAGCTGTGATAAGGGACGTGCCATTGATAAGGAGGAAATGATTACGGATATTCATCTTATGAAACAGCACAACATCAATGCAGTTCGAACCTCTCATTATCCCAATCAGTCCCTATGGTATGATCTATGTGACGAATACGGTATCTATGTAATCGATGAGACAAACCTTGAAACACATGGAACCTTCCAATCCTGGAGTACCGAAAATGAAGAAAATAATGTACCCGGCAATAAGGCTTGTTGGACGACGGCTGTTCTGGATCGCGCAAATTCCATGCTGCAGAGGGATAAGAACCACCCCTCGGTTATTATCTGGTCTCTGGGGAACGAAGCCTTTGCCGGAGAGAACTTCATCAAAATGCATGATTTCTTCCGAGAGAATGATCCCAGTAGAATTGTACATTATGAGGGTGTCTTCCATTTTAGAAAATATGAAGCTGCTTCTGATATAGAAAGTCAGATGTACACGTCACCAAGAGATATAGAAATTTATGCCAAGAATAAAGACAGCAGAAAGCCATTTATTCTTTGTGAATACAGCCACTCCATGGGTAATTCCACAGGTAATCTCTATTCATACAGAGAGTTATTTGACAAATATCCAATTCTTCAAGGCGGCTTCATATGGGACTGGATCGATCAGGCAATCAAAACAGGAACTTCAGAAGGCATCGAATATCTGGCATATGGTGGTGACTTTGGCGATAAGCCAAATGACGGTAATTTCTGTGGGAACGGACTAATATTTGCAGATCGAACGATTTCACCTAAATTATATGAAGTAAAGAAGTGTTATCAGCAAGTGAGCTTTTATCCCGTGGATTTATCCCTGGGAACCATCCGAATTGAAAACAAATCCCTATTTACAAACCTAAGTGATTATGAGCTTGTCTGGAAAGTATTAAAAAACGGCATACCAGTAATGAATGGCTCCCTTAGTATCGAACTGGGACCAGGGGATACTAAGGATGTGACCCTACCTATTGGTAAATACATTGCGAAGGATTCTACGGAAGAATACTTTTTAGATGTAGCCTTTCTATTAAAGACAGCTACCAAATGGGCGGAAAAAGGTCATGAAATAGCATTCGAGCAATTCAAATTACCAGTTGAGTTAAAATATACCGCAAACTCTACCGTTTCATATCCTGATATGGAAGCTGCAGAATATGACCACATATTCCGGCTCTCGAATTCAATATTTACCATTGCCTTTGATACTACCACCGGGGTTATGGTCTCATATTGCTATAAAGGAAATGAACTGATTGAAGAAGGTCCTTCTCCAAACTTCTGGAGGGCATATACGGATAATGACAAAGGAAACCACCTACCCACGCGATGTGCTACTTGGCGGGAGGCATCTAGTAAAAGAAAGCTTCTCTCCTTCCTGTCGGAGGTGAATAAGCAAAAAGCCGTTGTTACCCAGCTATTCGAGCTTCCCACATCGCAAATCTCCACTTGCAAAATAATTTATACAATTTTGAGCGATGGGCATATCCATATTACTCAGGAATTAATCCCCGGCAGCAATCTCCCGGAAATTCCAGAGGTGGGCATGCTTATGAGACTTAAAGAGAGTTACGATAACTTTAGCTGGTATGGAAAAGGTCCTCACGAGAACTACTGGGATCGGTGTCTTGGTGCAAGGGTTGGCGTTTACTCTGGAAAAGTACGGGATCAGTTTACTCCCTACTTAAGGCCCCAGGAATGTGGCAATAAGACAGAGGTCAGATGGACCAGATTTACCAATGATCATGGTGTCGGTATTGAAATCAGTGGATTACCTGTTATTGAGGTGAATGCTCTTCCTTATACTCCATTTGAACTGGAAGAAAAGGATCATACATATCTTCTTCCTCCAAGTAATAAGGTAGTAGTAAGAATCAATTATAAACAAATGGGCATCGGCGGAGATGACTCCTGGGGAACA
- the dprA gene encoding DNA-processing protein DprA, whose protein sequence is MENKLTLQEYRYWLANIPNFGVRKINLLIKVFETAERIFEASEHELLQFQEICVNSGIKMRDIDINRIIISRNVKAIHESFNKLQQHGIYFVSREEEQYPEKLRNIYDAPYALYYKGRLPDKSDKLLAVVGSRNCSPYGREMAKYLAGAISTEGIGVISGLARGIDAHAHQGAIQSGGITYGILGCGIDICYPKENINLYMDIQCRGGIISEYAPGIQPFPGNFPMRNRIISGLSDGILVIEANEKSGSLITVDMGLEQGKDIYAVPGKVTDSLSKGCNNLIKMGAKLVTTPQDILEEMLPNYHLDDVNMKKNNKILESDGKIVYASLCLEPKHIEEIAIRTGLPMDRLMEQLLILELRGFIKQTMKNYYALHN, encoded by the coding sequence ATGGAGAATAAACTGACACTCCAGGAATATCGTTATTGGCTGGCCAACATCCCCAATTTCGGAGTGCGAAAAATAAATCTTCTTATTAAAGTGTTTGAGACTGCAGAAAGAATATTTGAGGCTTCAGAACATGAACTATTGCAATTCCAGGAGATATGCGTGAATTCAGGAATAAAAATGCGTGATATCGATATTAATCGTATTATTATTTCGAGAAATGTAAAAGCAATCCATGAAAGCTTTAATAAATTACAACAGCATGGCATATATTTTGTTTCAAGGGAGGAGGAACAATATCCGGAAAAATTACGTAATATATATGATGCTCCCTATGCATTATATTATAAAGGAAGGTTACCGGATAAGAGTGATAAGCTTCTTGCGGTAGTTGGTTCCAGGAACTGCTCTCCATACGGAAGAGAGATGGCTAAGTACCTTGCAGGAGCCATTTCAACAGAAGGGATTGGCGTAATCAGTGGCCTTGCCAGAGGCATTGATGCACATGCTCACCAGGGAGCCATACAATCCGGCGGGATTACTTATGGTATTTTGGGCTGCGGGATTGATATATGTTATCCGAAGGAGAACATTAATCTCTATATGGATATACAGTGCAGAGGAGGTATTATATCCGAATACGCACCGGGAATTCAGCCATTTCCGGGAAATTTCCCTATGCGGAACCGAATTATAAGTGGGCTTTCAGATGGAATTCTTGTTATAGAAGCAAATGAAAAAAGCGGATCTCTTATAACAGTGGATATGGGACTTGAGCAGGGAAAGGATATTTATGCGGTTCCCGGTAAAGTTACGGACAGCCTGAGTAAGGGATGTAATAATTTAATAAAAATGGGTGCAAAATTAGTAACAACGCCACAGGATATACTAGAAGAAATGCTACCAAATTACCATTTGGATGACGTAAATATGAAAAAAAATAATAAAATTCTTGAATCGGATGGGAAAATAGTGTATGCTTCTCTTTGTTTGGAACCGAAGCATATAGAAGAAATAGCTATTCGAACGGGTCTGCCAATGGATCGCTTGATGGAGCAGCTATTAATTCTGGAGCTTCGTGGATTTATTAAACAGACTATGAAGAATTATTATGCATTACACAATTAA
- a CDS encoding YifB family Mg chelatase-like AAA ATPase, with product MKGVNQYMFSKAYSAAIHGIDGLIVSVEADVSDGLPIFDMVGYLGSEVKEARERVRIALKNSGYKLPAKRITVNLSPADIRKEGTAFDLPVAISILMAFGHLPEDNLKGVLIIGELSLNGNVNKVNGVLPIVNAAKQNGFLKCIVPKENAKEGAVVKGIETYGVATLSEAVALLNGSGGISAEYVDINSLFRSIDISNGIDFSEVAGQKATKRAIEIAVSGMHNLLMIGPPGAGKTMLAKRIPTIMPELTFEESLEISKIYSIAGFMGNQALITKRPFRSPHHTITTTALVGGGRNPKPGEISLAHLGVLFLDELPEFQKETIEVLRQPLEDRLVTIARLNGSYRYPADFMLVAAMNPCSCGYYPDRNRCNCSLPSVKRYLNRISQPLLDRFDICIEALPMVYKELQVEDKQETSEEIRTRVSLARQIQLERYRGQNFFFNSGLTPRTIKKYCMLDMKEQSLLEEAFIKMNLSARAYHRILKVARTIADLDQSEKIKSKHISEAICYRSIDQKYWGE from the coding sequence ATGAAAGGAGTAAATCAATATATGTTCAGTAAAGCATATAGTGCAGCAATCCATGGGATTGACGGTCTCATTGTCTCCGTTGAAGCAGATGTCAGTGATGGACTACCAATCTTTGATATGGTGGGATACCTTGGTTCCGAGGTGAAGGAAGCAAGAGAACGAGTGCGAATTGCGTTAAAGAATTCTGGTTATAAGCTTCCGGCAAAGCGTATTACAGTCAATCTGTCACCGGCAGATATTAGAAAAGAAGGAACGGCCTTCGATCTGCCTGTTGCAATTTCAATTCTAATGGCCTTTGGCCATCTTCCCGAAGACAATCTGAAAGGTGTTCTGATTATCGGGGAACTCAGCTTGAATGGTAATGTGAATAAGGTAAATGGTGTGTTACCCATTGTAAATGCTGCGAAGCAAAATGGGTTTCTTAAGTGCATCGTTCCAAAGGAAAATGCAAAGGAAGGTGCAGTAGTAAAGGGGATTGAGACTTATGGTGTAGCTACGTTAAGTGAAGCGGTTGCACTTCTCAACGGAAGCGGAGGTATCTCCGCGGAATATGTTGATATCAACTCTTTATTCCGGAGTATTGATATCAGCAATGGAATTGATTTTAGTGAAGTGGCTGGTCAGAAAGCAACAAAACGTGCCATAGAGATTGCAGTATCCGGTATGCACAATTTGTTGATGATCGGGCCTCCGGGTGCAGGAAAAACCATGCTGGCTAAACGAATTCCCACAATCATGCCAGAATTAACCTTTGAAGAAAGTCTTGAGATTTCTAAAATATATAGTATAGCCGGTTTCATGGGTAATCAGGCGTTAATCACCAAACGTCCCTTTCGCAGTCCTCATCATACCATCACGACAACGGCGTTGGTAGGTGGAGGAAGAAATCCTAAGCCTGGTGAAATCAGCCTGGCGCATTTGGGTGTACTTTTTTTAGATGAACTTCCTGAGTTTCAGAAGGAAACGATTGAAGTACTCAGGCAGCCTCTTGAGGACCGCTTAGTAACCATAGCCAGATTAAATGGATCCTACCGATATCCAGCAGATTTCATGCTGGTAGCGGCCATGAATCCATGCAGTTGCGGGTACTATCCAGATCGGAACCGATGTAATTGCTCCCTTCCATCGGTAAAGCGTTATTTAAACCGGATCTCTCAACCCTTATTAGACAGGTTTGATATATGTATTGAAGCGTTACCAATGGTTTATAAGGAACTTCAGGTGGAGGATAAACAGGAAACCTCTGAAGAGATAAGAACAAGAGTCAGTCTTGCCCGTCAGATACAGCTTGAGCGGTATCGCGGACAGAATTTCTTTTTCAACTCCGGCCTGACTCCTCGTACAATTAAGAAGTATTGTATGCTGGATATGAAGGAACAGTCCTTACTGGAAGAAGCCTTTATTAAGATGAACCTAAGTGCAAGAGCGTATCATCGAATCCTAAAAGTTGCAAGAACCATTGCAGATCTCGATCAAAGTGAGAAAATTAAGTCGAAACATATCAGTGAAGCCATATGTTATCGTAGTATAGATCAGAAGTACTGGGGGGAGTAA
- a CDS encoding AraC family transcriptional regulator: protein MNRIFSSLTEKDIALPVYVTGVGFEEYQDHVIRKGGFPNYHLAICENGVGRLLLDGKEYLIEKGMAFFFCPDIPHEYYPLSEPWSIKWIIFMGTGVGALLNAINFKNYEVFRINNMEEFHLYYNKLFRTLSVKSANNILEASGILYSFLTNINSLCEAINMENRSQLTNKLNNIIEYIKTNFQEDISLEQLAAMAEISPSYLCRIFRKTYNMSPFTYILRCRISAAKEWLINYPDKSIKHIAYEAGFHNVSYFGLVFREQEGCSPNQFRRYWVKE from the coding sequence ATGAATCGGATTTTTTCATCACTAACAGAAAAAGATATTGCCTTACCGGTATACGTTACTGGAGTAGGATTTGAAGAGTATCAGGATCATGTTATACGAAAAGGTGGCTTCCCGAATTATCATCTTGCAATATGTGAAAACGGAGTGGGAAGACTGCTATTGGACGGTAAAGAATATCTCATTGAAAAAGGAATGGCATTTTTCTTTTGTCCTGATATTCCCCATGAATATTACCCTCTTTCGGAGCCCTGGTCTATTAAGTGGATTATTTTTATGGGAACAGGAGTAGGTGCTCTGTTAAATGCAATCAATTTTAAGAACTATGAAGTGTTTAGAATAAATAACATGGAAGAGTTTCATCTCTATTATAATAAGCTGTTCCGGACACTTTCGGTGAAAAGTGCAAACAATATACTGGAAGCCTCAGGTATTTTATATAGTTTTTTAACGAATATTAATAGCCTTTGCGAAGCGATTAATATGGAGAACAGATCACAGCTGACAAATAAGTTAAATAATATAATAGAATACATAAAAACGAACTTTCAAGAGGATATTTCTCTGGAACAGCTGGCAGCAATGGCAGAGATCTCGCCCTCCTATTTATGTAGAATCTTCAGAAAGACTTATAATATGAGTCCCTTTACATATATTCTTCGCTGTAGGATCAGTGCTGCAAAGGAATGGCTGATTAATTATCCGGATAAAAGTATCAAGCATATCGCATATGAAGCGGGCTTTCATAATGTGAGTTATTTTGGATTGGTATTTCGTGAACAGGAGGGCTGTTCTCCGAATCAGTTTCGAAGATATTGGGTAAAGGAGTAG
- a CDS encoding flagellar hook-basal body complex protein FliE produces MNIVSVSNLSEFSKYGINSASSAKGNRTEAFENMFQAAVNMVKETNQYTNAAEEAETAYALGLNDNTHDLQVAQQKANLALQYTVAVRNHVLDAYKEIMNLQF; encoded by the coding sequence ATGAACATTGTTTCAGTTAGTAATTTATCAGAATTCAGTAAATATGGTATTAACTCAGCATCATCGGCAAAGGGAAACCGAACCGAAGCTTTTGAGAATATGTTTCAGGCTGCTGTAAACATGGTAAAGGAGACCAACCAATATACGAACGCAGCTGAAGAGGCAGAAACAGCTTATGCACTTGGGTTAAATGATAATACACATGACCTGCAGGTAGCTCAGCAAAAAGCAAATTTGGCATTGCAGTATACGGTTGCTGTTCGTAATCACGTACTGGATGCTTATAAGGAGATAATGAACCTGCAGTTCTAA
- the flgC gene encoding flagellar basal body rod protein FlgC, with translation MSVMNGMNISASGMTAQRLRLDIISQNIANVNTTRDVNGNPYRRKTVVFAEKDVTPFGDILMKTAGTAGNGVKVTRIVEDDQTEMRKVYDPSHPDADEDGYVSYPNVNTVQEMTDLIDATRSYEANVTAFNATKSMALKGLEVGK, from the coding sequence ATGTCAGTTATGAATGGAATGAATATCAGTGCGAGCGGTATGACTGCTCAAAGATTGAGATTAGATATTATTTCTCAGAATATAGCCAATGTTAACACGACCCGTGATGTCAATGGTAATCCTTATAGACGTAAAACAGTGGTGTTTGCTGAAAAGGATGTTACTCCATTTGGTGATATCCTTATGAAGACAGCTGGAACAGCAGGTAATGGTGTAAAGGTTACTCGGATTGTTGAAGACGATCAAACCGAAATGCGTAAGGTTTATGATCCGTCCCATCCAGATGCGGATGAGGATGGCTATGTATCCTATCCTAATGTCAATACGGTACAAGAGATGACAGACTTGATAGATGCAACAAGATCTTACGAAGCCAATGTTACTGCATTTAATGCTACGAAGAGTATGGCGCTAAAAGGTTTGGAAGTAGGAAAATAA
- the topA gene encoding type I DNA topoisomerase has translation MPRYLVIVESPAKAKTIKKFLGTNYEVLASNGHVRDLPKSQLGIDVKNGFEPKYITIRGKGDLLAKLRKEAKRSDKIYLATDPDREGEAISWHLSQALKLDDKEFSRITFNEITKNAVKSSIKQARSIDLDLVNAQQARRMLDRMVGYLISPLLWAKVKRGLSAGRVQSVALRIICDREDEINAFVPEEYWNLEAEFEIKGKKKPLIAKLSNAKKVIRNEAEMNEVLKQLENAAFVVQEIKKSERIRKSPLPFTTSTLQQEAAKNLNFSTQKTMQLAQQLYEGIDIKGHGTVGLITYLRTDSIRISDEADAAARQFIKTKYGEEYVATEQNQGRSGKKIQDAHEAIRPTYIEYIPDEIKESLSRDQYRLYQLIWRRFVASRMQSAKYETTTMKINANEYRFTASTSKLVFEGFMSVYTPDEEEENDSGVAFDTLQEGDKLKLLKLKESQHFTQPPAHYTEASLVKTLEELGIGRPSTYAPTITTIISRRYVAKENKNLYVTELGEAVNNIMKCGFSSIVDVNFTANLESLLDCVEDGTVSWKTVISNFYPDLEEAVQSAHSKLDKIQIEDEVTDEICDLCGRNMVIKYGPHGKFLACPGFPDCKNTKPYLEKIGVSCPQCDGELVVRKTKKGRKYYGCVNNPECEFMSWQKPSSIRCQKCNSVMLEKGNKLVCMNEKCGNVVNNS, from the coding sequence ATGCCAAGATATCTTGTTATAGTAGAATCTCCAGCAAAAGCGAAAACGATAAAAAAGTTTTTGGGAACGAATTACGAGGTCCTTGCATCGAACGGACATGTCCGTGATTTACCTAAAAGTCAGTTGGGCATCGATGTGAAAAACGGATTTGAACCTAAATATATCACAATTCGGGGAAAAGGTGATTTGCTAGCCAAGCTTCGTAAGGAAGCTAAGAGGTCGGATAAAATATACCTTGCTACTGACCCTGACCGGGAAGGGGAAGCTATTTCCTGGCATTTATCACAAGCTTTGAAGCTGGACGACAAGGAATTTAGTAGAATTACATTTAATGAAATAACCAAGAATGCAGTGAAATCATCCATAAAGCAAGCAAGATCCATCGATTTGGACCTGGTGAATGCACAGCAGGCTAGAAGAATGCTGGATCGTATGGTGGGTTACTTAATTAGTCCGTTACTTTGGGCTAAAGTAAAACGCGGACTTAGTGCTGGTAGAGTGCAATCAGTAGCATTACGTATAATTTGTGATAGAGAAGACGAAATCAATGCATTTGTACCAGAGGAGTATTGGAATCTGGAGGCAGAGTTTGAGATAAAAGGAAAGAAAAAGCCTCTGATTGCTAAGCTTAGCAATGCTAAGAAGGTAATTCGTAACGAAGCAGAGATGAACGAAGTGCTGAAGCAGTTAGAGAACGCAGCCTTTGTAGTTCAGGAGATTAAGAAAAGTGAACGTATCCGAAAGTCTCCGCTTCCGTTCACTACTAGTACTTTACAGCAGGAGGCAGCGAAAAACCTTAATTTTTCTACTCAGAAGACGATGCAGCTTGCACAGCAGCTCTATGAAGGAATTGATATCAAAGGTCATGGAACCGTAGGTTTGATTACTTACCTACGTACAGATTCCATCCGTATCAGTGATGAAGCAGATGCGGCAGCAAGACAATTCATAAAAACAAAGTATGGGGAAGAGTATGTGGCAACTGAGCAAAATCAGGGTCGATCTGGAAAGAAGATTCAGGATGCCCATGAAGCGATTCGTCCTACTTATATTGAGTATATTCCCGATGAAATTAAGGAATCTCTCAGTAGGGATCAATATCGCTTATATCAGTTGATCTGGAGACGTTTTGTGGCCAGTAGAATGCAATCAGCGAAATATGAAACAACAACCATGAAAATCAATGCGAATGAGTACCGGTTTACAGCCTCCACTTCGAAGCTGGTTTTTGAGGGCTTTATGAGTGTATATACTCCGGATGAGGAAGAGGAAAATGACAGTGGTGTGGCATTTGATACCTTACAGGAAGGTGATAAACTGAAGCTCCTTAAACTAAAGGAAAGTCAGCATTTTACCCAGCCACCTGCACATTATACAGAAGCATCCCTGGTAAAAACACTGGAGGAGCTCGGCATCGGAAGACCAAGTACCTATGCACCTACTATTACCACGATTATCTCAAGAAGGTATGTTGCGAAAGAAAATAAGAACCTATATGTAACCGAATTGGGAGAAGCCGTGAATAATATTATGAAATGTGGTTTTTCAAGTATAGTTGATGTGAACTTTACAGCGAACCTAGAGTCTTTATTGGACTGTGTAGAGGATGGTACCGTAAGCTGGAAGACCGTAATCAGTAATTTTTACCCGGATCTTGAGGAAGCAGTACAAAGTGCACATTCCAAGCTGGATAAGATTCAAATTGAGGATGAGGTAACAGATGAGATCTGTGACCTTTGTGGTAGAAATATGGTAATCAAATATGGACCTCACGGTAAATTCCTTGCCTGTCCCGGTTTCCCTGATTGTAAAAATACAAAGCCATATCTTGAAAAAATCGGAGTATCCTGCCCGCAATGTGATGGGGAGCTTGTTGTGCGCAAAACAAAAAAAGGCAGAAAATATTATGGCTGTGTGAATAATCCGGAATGTGAATTTATGAGTTGGCAAAAGCCCTCCAGTATACGCTGTCAAAAGTGTAATAGTGTTATGCTGGAGAAGGGAAATAAGCTGGTCTGCATGAATGAAAAGTGCGGTAATGTAGTTAATAATTCATAA
- the codY gene encoding GTP-sensing pleiotropic transcriptional regulator CodY yields the protein MSVQLLDKTRKINNLLHNNNSHKVVFNDICVVLSDILMSNVLVISRKGKVLGVKNRNDITEIKELIKDAVGRHIDSLLNERLLNILSTKENVNLRTLGFEFDNVDTYEAIITPIDIAGERLGTLFLYKNGSSYTIDDIILSEYGTTVVGLEMMRSVNEESAEENRKVQIVKSAIGTLSFSELEAITHIFEELSGNEGILVASKIADRVGITRSVIVNALRKFESAGVIESRSSGMKGTYIRVLNDVVFDELKNLNSQK from the coding sequence ATGAGTGTGCAGTTACTTGATAAAACAAGAAAAATCAACAATCTGTTGCATAATAATAACTCGCATAAGGTTGTTTTCAATGACATCTGTGTAGTATTAAGTGATATTCTGATGTCCAATGTACTCGTAATCAGTCGTAAAGGAAAAGTACTTGGGGTCAAAAACCGCAATGATATCACTGAAATCAAGGAATTAATTAAGGATGCTGTTGGAAGACACATAGACTCATTACTAAATGAGAGATTATTGAATATATTATCTACAAAGGAAAATGTTAACCTAAGGACTCTTGGATTTGAATTTGATAATGTGGATACTTATGAGGCAATTATAACACCCATTGATATCGCGGGGGAGAGATTAGGTACCTTATTCCTATATAAGAATGGAAGTTCGTATACGATAGACGATATCATATTAAGTGAATATGGTACTACTGTTGTTGGACTAGAGATGATGCGCTCCGTTAATGAGGAGAGTGCGGAAGAGAACCGAAAGGTTCAGATAGTAAAATCTGCAATTGGCACGCTTTCCTTCTCCGAGCTTGAGGCGATTACTCATATATTTGAAGAACTTAGCGGGAATGAAGGAATTTTGGTTGCAAGTAAGATTGCTGATCGCGTTGGTATTACTCGTTCGGTAATTGTGAATGCATTAAGAAAGTTTGAGAGTGCAGGAGTGATTGAATCCAGATCCTCCGGAATGAAAGGTACTTATATCAGAGTTTTAAATGATGTAGTATTTGATGAATTGAAAAATCTAAACAGCCAGAAATAG
- the flgB gene encoding flagellar basal body rod protein FlgB — translation MIGSNAFNYINVLNKAADASWKRNEVISNNIANVDTPGYKRKDVQFESYLMSALLGDNSLDKRVANAKLNTLDATVYTDNATLSYRMDGNNVDIDTESANLAQNQIRYYALLDSMTQEFSRLKTVLSAR, via the coding sequence ATGATTGGTTCCAATGCATTTAATTACATCAATGTACTGAATAAAGCGGCAGATGCCAGCTGGAAGAGAAATGAAGTAATTTCGAATAATATTGCGAACGTGGATACACCCGGATATAAAAGAAAAGATGTACAGTTTGAATCGTATTTAATGTCCGCGCTGTTGGGGGATAATTCTTTAGATAAGCGTGTTGCAAATGCTAAATTAAATACACTTGATGCAACTGTGTATACTGACAATGCTACATTAAGCTATCGAATGGATGGTAACAATGTGGATATTGATACAGAATCAGCTAATTTGGCTCAGAATCAGATACGCTACTATGCACTTTTAGATTCTATGACTCAAGAATTCAGCCGATTAAAAACGGTTCTTTCAGCTAGATAA